A single window of Plasmodium reichenowi strain SY57 chromosome 14, whole genome shotgun sequence DNA harbors:
- a CDS encoding putative membrane protein (conserved Plasmodium membrane protein, unknown function), whose product MDSYEAKKKELYLRRKDINLYYHPIKTIKLFCLQLRNIIVQTYQKNKKYNKILILALLIILILFKIRYKYEHLNNFIIYIEVTVWWLSLGILSSIGLGCGMHSGVLFLFPHIYSICSTSEYCNSLNFDSRINMWSSVLTSGNYFECLGTNDEDITFSRLFFKIYPYCLIWGIGTALGELPPYLTSYYAAKSKLSDEEFEEFQKDIKEGKKNIITAMKIWMLDFIKKYGSISVFLLSCWPNVMFDLCGICCGHFLMPFQNFFIPLVLGKAIVKTIIQSFFLIFVFSNNYKELQLKIIQKCLSILPLHLFSENLSDESFLESYIDEKISILKHGKKSSSKLNFMFLFNIFFCVLLIVFFISCINQIAQKYQKNVDEEELEGLLKSKNEMTPRKIKK is encoded by the exons atgGATTCATATGAAGCTAAGAAGAAGGAGCTGTATTTAAGGAGGAAAGacataaatttatattaccatcctataaaaacaataaaattattttgcTTACAACTTCGAAATATAATTGTACAAACATATCAGAAAAACAAGaaatacaataaaatattaatcttggcattattaataatattaattttatttaaaataagatataaatatgaacacttaaataattttataatatatattgaagTAACAGTGTGGTGGTTATCCTTAGGTATATTAAGTAGTATAGGTTTAGGGTGTGGTATGCATTCAGGAGTATTGTTTTTATTCCCCcatatatattctatatGTTCAACATCAGAGTATTGTAATTCTCTCAATTTTGATTCAAGAATAAATATGTGGAGTTCTGTTCTTACTTCTGGAAATTATTTCgaa TGTTTAGGAACAAATGATGAAGACATAACATTTTCAagattattttttaaaatatatccaTATTGCCTTATATGGGGAATTGGTACAGCCTTGGGAGAATTACCGCCATATTTAACATCTTATTACGCAGCAAAA TCGAAGCTAAGTGATGAAGAATTTGAAGAATTTCAAAAGGATATTAAAGAAGGGAAGAAAAACATCATAACAGCAATGAAAATATGGATGTTGGATTTTATTAAGAAATATGGTTCAATTTctgtttttcttttatcaTGTTGGCCAAATG TCATGTTTGATTTATGTGGAATTTGTTGTGGGCACTTTTTAATGCCttttcaaaattttttcatCCCACTAGTTTTAGGAAAAGCTATAGTTAAAACTATAATTCAGAGCTTTTTCCtcatttttgttttttcaaataattataaagaattacaattgaaaattatacaaaaatgCTTATCAATTTTACCtcttcatttattttcCGAAAATTTAAGTGATGAATCATTTCTTGAAAGTTATATTGACGAAAAAATATCCATATTAAAACATGGAAAAAAAAGCAGCTCGAAATTGaattttatgtttttattcaatatatttttttgtgtaCTTCTCATCgtcttttttatatcttgCATAAATCAAATAGCCCAAAAATATCAAAAG AACGTTGATGAAGAAGAATTAGAGGGTTTGTTGAAATCCAAGAACGAAATGACACcaagaaaaataaaaaaataa
- a CDS encoding splicing factor 3A subunit 1, putative: MLNIIVEKSLFDDDVDIHDKEVLQKRFNFLEKEMIVPPNNIKTVIDKTATFVKKNGKNFEQKIYREKEKQFGFISPSHPYFYYYQYKLHGLFLDIQEKDELIPHVIKEIKKREDANKYTNNEHILKICDFIKEDEKEERKNIIYSIDDMKKNDKLETNNNLKIQIQEDIYSLISPFITSLDIDLIKTTALFVARNGKSFLNGLIEREKNNSQYDFLRANNLYFNYFSKLIDIYLKCLLPSDDILDKIKNYANNKSNILNYSYVLYSHNKKKKEEEERKLEEKNKSDTYYDWTHFSIVETINFEDDLKNLPCSIDFNNVENYVISELFDTDKMYTNEEKLNNISYHEKNVFKTLGKEELYEDNKGQEIFLDDNKYDAKHDELYHQKYEDKHGEQNDKQDDDEYDDDEHDDDEHDDDEHDDDEYYDEHDDEYDDEYDDEYDELDDKLYDHTYEDNYDDNYEDKLNNSYNNSKAYEDSNNVQDKAYKHKNVDNNADLVNGDVEGLTKYSNSRKNRISNGINIKDKLLNKNIKKSKNKENVVPKARFAKNKKHKFPKDKIHKCPLTNYPVDIKDMSKHLKTLLLDPQWKEQKDKLYERAKKESSFKPLDDIEGNLSLFVIKRPDLFGSIYEEINQHSTNENNKKSQIDHTTNGNDIFSYIQNIYTQILPGPSMNHISQNDTRLTNNILPPNETLKPNYKENK; encoded by the coding sequence ATGcttaatattattgttgaAAAAAGCCTATTTGATGACGATGTGGATATACATGATAAAGAAGTGTTGCAGAAGAGGTTCAATTTTTTGGAGAAAGAAATGATAGTACCtccaaataatataaaaacgGTTATTGATAAAACGGCTACATTTGTTAAgaaaaatggaaaaaacTTTGAAcagaaaatatatagagaaaaagaaaagcAATTTGGTTTTATTAGTCCTTCACatccttatttttattattatcaatataaATTACACGGTTTATTTTTGGATATTCAAGAAAAGGATGAATTAATTCCTCATGttattaaagaaataaaaaaaagagaagatgcaaataaatatacgaataatgaacatattttaaaaatatgtgattttataaaagaagatgaaaaagaagaaaggaaaaatattatatattctatagatgatatgaaaaaaaatgataaattaGAAACTAacaataatttaaaaatacaaattcaagaagatatatattcattaatatCTCCATTTATTACATCTCTAGATAttgatttaataaaaacaacTGCTTTATTTGTTGCTCGAAATGGAAAATCCTTTTTAAACGGATTAATtgaaagagaaaaaaataatagccaatatgattttttaagagctaataatttatattttaattacttttcaaaattaatagatatttatttaaaatgcTTATTACCAAGTGATGATATTttagataaaataaaaaactatgcaaataataaaagtaatatcttaaattattcttatgttttatatagtcataataagaaaaaaaaggaagaaGAAGAACGGAAActtgaagaaaaaaataaatcagACACGTATTATGATTGGACACATTTTTCTATTGTAGAAACTATTAATTTTGAAGATGATTTGAAAAATTTACCCTGCTCTATTGATTTTAATAATGTTGAAAATTATGTAATAAGTGAACTTTTTGATACAGATAAGATGTATACGaatgaagaaaaattaaataatatatcttatcACGAAAAGAATGTTTTTAAGACCTTAGGCAAAGAGGAACTatatgaagataataaGGGTCAAGAGATATTTCTcgatgataataaatatgatgCAAAACATGATGAATTATATCATCAAAAATATGAAGATAAGCATGGTGAACAAAATGACAAACAAGATGATGATGaatatgatgatgatgaacatgatgatgatgaacatgatgatgatgaacatgatgatgatgaatattatgatgaacatgatgatgaatatgatgatgaatatgatgatgaatatgatgaactagatgataaattatatgatcatacttatgaagataattatgatgataattatgaagataaacttaataatagttataataattcaaaaGCATATGAAGATTCTAACAATGTTCAGGATAAAGCATATAAACACAAAAATGTAGATAATAATGCTGATTTAGTAAATGGTGACGTGGAAGGTTTAACTAAATATTCTAATTCACGTAAGAATCGAATATCTAATggtataaatattaaagataaattattaaataaaaatataaaaaaatctAAGAACAAAGAAAATGTTGTTCCTAAGGCACGTTTTGcaaaaaacaaaaaacaCAAATTTCCTAAAGACaaaatacataaatgtCCATTAACAAATTACCCAGTAGATATTAAAGATATGTCTAAGCATTTGaaaacattattattagatCCACAATGGAAAGAACAGAAGgataaattatatgaaagaGCAAAAAAAGAATCATCTTTTAAGCCTTTAGATGATATAGAAGGAAATCTATCACTTTTTGTTATTAAGAGACCTGATCTTTTTGGATCTATTTATGAAGAAATTAATCAACATTCaacaaatgaaaataataaaaagtcTCAAATTGATCATACAACAAATGgaaatgatatatttagttatattcaaaatatatatacacaaaTTTTACCAGGACCTTCCATGAATCATATTTCACAAAATGACACACGTTTAACGAATAATATTTTACCTCCAAATGAAACATTAAAACCAAATTATAAAgagaataaataa